A window from Pleuronectes platessa chromosome 6, fPlePla1.1, whole genome shotgun sequence encodes these proteins:
- the LOC128442183 gene encoding glucose-induced degradation protein 8-B homolog, with protein sequence MSYPEKQDEITRDEWMDKLNNVHIQRADMNRLIMNYLVTEGFKEAAEKFRMESGIEPSVDLDSLDERIKIREMILKGQIQDAIALINSLHPELLDTNRYLYFHLQQQHLIELIRLRETEAALEFAQAQLAEQGEESRECLTEMERTLALLAFDNPEESPFGDLLNMMQRQKVWSEVNQCVLDYENRESTPKLAKLLKLLLWAQNELDQKKVKYPKMTDLSKGTIEDPK encoded by the exons ATGAGTTATCCAGAGAAGCAGGACGAAATAACGAGGGACGAGTGGATGGATAAACTCAACAATGTCCACATCCAGAGAGCCGACATGAACCGGCTCATCATGAACTACCTGGTGACAG AGGGCTTCAAAGAGGCAGCAGAGAAATTCCGGatggagtccgggatcgagccCAGTGTCGATCTGGATTCTCTCGATGAACGGATTAAAATCCGAGAGATGATCCTGAAGGGACAGATCCAGGACGCCATCGCGCTGATCAACAGTCTGCACCCGGAGCTGCTGGATACGAACCGTTACCTCTACTTTCACCTACAG cagcagcatctgatCGAGCTGATTCGTCTGAGGGAGACCGAAGCTGCTCTCGAGTTCGCCCAGGCTCAGTTAGCggagcagggggaggagagCCGAGAGTGTCTGACGGAGATGGAGAGGACACTGGCCCTGCTGGCGTTCGACAACCCGGAGGAGTCCCCATTCGGAGATCTGCTGAATATGATGCAGAGACAGAAG GTGTGGAGTGAAGTAAATCAGTGTGTACTCGACTATGAAAACAGGGAGTCAACCCCCAAGCTGGCCAAGCTCCTGAAACTCCTGCTGTGGGCTCAAAACGAACTTGACCAAAAGAAAGTGAAGTATCCGAAAATGACAGACCTCAGCAAGGGAACAATCGAAGACCCCAAATAA